The following nucleotide sequence is from Mesobacillus jeotgali.
TGCTTATGTAAAATAAGAATTATATATATTAGATGTGAAAACATCATAAAACAGAAAAAAGGCGTGCCAAAACTGATATCAGTTTTGCACGCCTTTTCATTGTCATTTATATAGAATAGATACCTAAATCAGAACGTTTACGCTGCTTCCGACTCTTTGGAGTGAACTTGTTTCATAAATTCGTTCACATCGGATGGTACTTTCCGATCAAGCTTTGAGACAATGTAGACGGACAGGAATCCAATTGGCACAGTGATGATTCCCGGTACGTTGAACTGCATGAATTCTGGCAGTGTCGTCTTGAAGAAAATCATGTACATGGAAGAGACGAGACCAAGAACAAGGCCAGCGATGGCTCCTTTTTCCGTCATTCCTCTCCACCAGATCCCAAGGATAAAGATTGGTGTGAACGTACTGGCCGCGACGGTGAAGGCGAGGGCGACCAGGTGGCCGATGGAAGCTTCTTTTACCATTAGACCAAGGATTCCGTATAAAACTCCGAGCACGATGATGGAGGCTTTACCAGCGATTACGCGCTCTTTTTCAGTAATGTTTTTACGGAAGAAGGTAGCGTACAAATCATGGGCCAGGGCACCGGAGCTTGCGATGAACAGCCCGGAAAGGTTCGAGAAGACGGCTGCGAAGGCGCCTGCAATGACAAGACCTAGCAGCCATTCTCCGCCAAGGGCCTGTGCTGTTGACGGAACAACCATGTTGTTGCCGCCTGCGATCAGATCTTTCATGACAGCCGGATCAGCGTTGCCATTCAGGAAGATTGAGCGTCCGACTACACCAAGGTAAACAGCGAACAAGAAGAACGCACTCGCGATTCCAATCGCCATCAGGGCGGACCTGCGCGCTGCTTTCGCGCTTGGGTTTGTGTAGAAGCGCAAAAGAATGTGCGGAAGCCCGATGGTACCAAGTGAAAGTCCGATTGTCATAGAAATCGTCTGCCAGAAGGATGGGAAGTAGTTGCCTGTTCCTGTCCAGACAGAACCGTCGAAAGGAATATCCTTTCCGTCAGACGTGAAGCTTGCTGTACCTGTGATCGTACCTTTGAACTCATTGATTGATGCCAGGATATCCTGATAATGAAGTCCGCCCCAGATGGCTGCGCCGACCATAAGGAGGAACGCGCCAAGGCGAATCCATAACTCAAGCGCCTGGTTAAGGGTAGTTCCCTTCATGCCGCCGATTCCCACATAGAAAATCATGACGGAGCAGGTAAAAATGATTCCGAATTCATAGCTTGTGCCAAAAAACATGCTAAGGATTTGCGCGGCACCAAGCAGCTGAGGGGCTGCATAAAAGCCTGAAATAGCAAGTACGACAGCGACGGCTGCCAGGCGGGCGCGCCGGCTGTGGAAGCGGTAGGCCAAAAAGTCAGCAACTGTATAAGCCCCAAAACGGCGAAGTGGCCCAGCAACGAAAATCGCCAATAGTGTCAAACCGATTGAGAAGCAAAATGCATAGTAAGCTCCGTCATAGCCAAGCTGATAGGTCAGGCCGGCAATCCCGAGGAAGGTGGCTGCGCTTAAATAATCGCCGCCAATCGCCGAGCCGTTGGTGAACCAGCCAAAGCTGCGGCCTCCTACGAAATAGTCGGAAGCAGTCGCGCTTCTTTTAGTCAGATAAGTGATATAAACAATGGTTCCCATCAGGATCAACGTTAACAGGAATTTTGGCTCCAGGAATGTGGACATCAGCCAATCCTCCTTCCATCAGCAGGAGCTGTGGATTGCTCTGATTGACTTTGCTTCAGGCGCTTTTCATATAAAGTCGTATGGATGAGGGCAATGACGAACGCCATCGCCATTGCGACGATGCTTGTGAAGAACCAGCTGTAAGTCATGCCGCCCCACATCCGGGAGAACATGAACTCTCCTGCATACCAATTCAAAATAGGAATGGAAAGAATGAATACATAATAAAAGAGCGTAAGTTTAATGCCGGTACTGAATTCACTTTTCATGATTTGCTTTGTTTCTGGATCAAGCGGCTCAAGCTCGCTGACGTCAATTGTATCAGCCGCTACATAATTATACTCCCGGTACTCTCCTGCCAATTATGATTCCCCCTAAGTAAAATTTTGGCTTCTCCCGTTATCAAGATTTCCCTCCTTTAGGCAAGCCGTGATATGATTAAATTGATTGTACGATAGAGAATTGTCCAATACCTTACAATAAATTATCAGAAATATACAAATATTTAATATAATTTAAATTTTTATTCACTCATGTGAATATTTCGAGGGGGTGGTATGGTTGCATTCAATTTGGCTTGCAGTGGAAGATGAAGGGGAGTATGGGAAGCTGGCTGCGTGGATTCTGGAAGAATGCCAGGAGAATTGTAAGCTTGTAGACGAAGAGAATGATATACATATCGCAATCATTGAAGTGAACAAATGGCATGATTGGGTAAAAATACACCGGTTCCGCAAACGGAATAAGAGCTGCCGGATCATTCCGCTGCTGGACCCGTCACTTTTGCACACTTCTCCGCTGGCAATCGAGTTCAAGCTGACATACCTGCTGGTGAAATCGGTGAAAAAACGGATTTTCTTACGTACCTTAAAGCGAGCCGTCGACGAAATTGAAAGTGAGAATACCAGATTCGCAGAAAGCGAGGAAGTATTCCATCACTTCCAATCAGACCAGACTGTCGGGAGTAATGCCTTGCCTTTTAAGGAGGCTTTTTTACGGAAGTTGCTGTCAGGGAATGTGAAGACAGAGGAAGAGTTACTGCAATCCCGTTTCTTCTTGCCGGGGGAAGCCGTTCCGAATGTAGTCTGTTTTATTCAGGGATTCGTCCGCTGTCCGGCTAAACGGATGCAAGAAGGCTGGCAGGCGCCGGTGGTCATCCAGGAATTTTTAAAACAGCAATTTGAGGGTTTTCAGCTCACCTTCCTGTCCTACAGGAAACATTTGCTGATGCTGCTCCAGGTGCCGTCCGAGTTTGGGTCACTGAAGCACTGGAAAGACGGGGAAGGGCGTATCCTTGAGACGATCGAGTCTTTGGAAAATGAATACGGCATACAGCTTTATATAGGTGTTGGCTCCATTTATCGCGAGCCGCTGCTGCTGCATCATTCGTATAAAGAGGCGTGTAAAGCAAGACGGACGTCACCATACGAAAGACTGCAGCTCCGCTATTTCGAGGAAATAACGAAGGACATGCAAATTCAAAAGTGTACCGAGTACATATCCCAGTACTGTACGGAGGACTTATCCATCAAGCAGGTTGCCGACCAGATCAATCTGAGTGTGCCATACTTCAGCCGCATCTTTAAACAGGAAACTGGACGCAGCTTCGTCGAATATGTCACCTTCGTCCGCATGCAGCGAGGTGTCTGGATGCTGCGCCACACAGACCACACGGTGGAAGCCATCGCCGAAGAACTGGGGTATAACACCCCCAACTACTTCAGTGGGACATTTAAGAAATACGTTGGTCTGTCACCAAGGGACTACAGAGCAACTGAGGAGATTATTTTTGTTTAGGGAGAGTCAGGACAATAAGTGAAATTAGAAAAGGAGGTCCAGCGATGACTGCGGACCTCCTTTTTGTTGCTTCATTGCAAACTCTCTCTGTAAAAGCTATGCCAGCTGCTGCTCAGCAAACTCCCTATACAAATCATGCATTTGAATTAATTCCTGGTGAGTACCGATCCCTGTGACTCTTCCTTTTTCGATAAAAACAATTTTATCGGCATTGACGATGGTGGATAGCCTGTGAGCGATGACGAATGTCGTACGGCCTTCCATCAGACGGGTCAATGCCTGCTGGACGATGCCCTCTGACTGGCTGTCGAGGCTAGCGGTTGCTTCGTCCATCATCAGGATTTTCGGATCGCGGAGGAAGGCGCGGGCGATTGCGATTCGCTGCCTTTGCCCGCCAGAAAGCTTGACGCCGCGTTCGCCAACTTCGGTATCAAGCCCTTTTGGAAAGTCAGCGATGAATTGGTCAGCATAGGCCATTTTTGCGACTTCCCACAGTCGTTCATCCGGAATCTTGTCTCCGTTTTCCAGCCCATAATACAGGTTTTCGCGAATGGTGCCGGCCATCATCGCGCTTTCCTGAGACACATAGCCGATCTGATTGCGCCATGAGTTAAGCGATAATTCCCGAATCGGCGTGTCACCAATTCGAATTTCTCCTTTTGTCGGTTCGTAAAAGCGTTCAATCAGGCCGAACATGGTTGTTTTGCCGCCGCCGCTTGGTCCGACGAAAGCAACCATCTGTCCAGGCTGCGCGTCCAGTGAAACTCCCTCAATAACCGGCTCCTCCTCACTGTAGGCAAAGCTGACATTATCAATGGTGATTGGCAGGTTGCTGATGTCTGTTTCGATGCCTTCCTGACCTTCTTCAAGGTGCTGGTCGAGAATTTCGATGATCCGTTCTGTCGCGCCCTTCGCTTTTTGCAGCTGGGTAAAGAACATTGCGAAAGAAGTAATCGGCATGATGATCTGGAACAGATAAAGCAAGAAGGCGATGAGCGCACCTGTCGACATCGTTCCGTTGACGACGCGCATGCCTCCGTACGCAATGATGATGACAATAACGACCATGATCATCAGCTGCATGACTGGACCGATCAACGCGAAAATTCGCGCTTCCTTCAACCCAAAGTTGAAAAGCTTATCTATTCCACCATAGCCATTGTCTTCTTCAATTTTTTCAGCGGTAGAAGCTTTCATTAAGCGGATTTCGCCGAGAGTCTGGGTGATATGTCCGGTGAAAATGGCTGTCTCGTCCTGCAGTCCACGTGCGACTTTGGC
It contains:
- a CDS encoding cation acetate symporter; amino-acid sequence: MSTFLEPKFLLTLILMGTIVYITYLTKRSATASDYFVGGRSFGWFTNGSAIGGDYLSAATFLGIAGLTYQLGYDGAYYAFCFSIGLTLLAIFVAGPLRRFGAYTVADFLAYRFHSRRARLAAVAVVLAISGFYAAPQLLGAAQILSMFFGTSYEFGIIFTCSVMIFYVGIGGMKGTTLNQALELWIRLGAFLLMVGAAIWGGLHYQDILASINEFKGTITGTASFTSDGKDIPFDGSVWTGTGNYFPSFWQTISMTIGLSLGTIGLPHILLRFYTNPSAKAARRSALMAIGIASAFFLFAVYLGVVGRSIFLNGNADPAVMKDLIAGGNNMVVPSTAQALGGEWLLGLVIAGAFAAVFSNLSGLFIASSGALAHDLYATFFRKNITEKERVIAGKASIIVLGVLYGILGLMVKEASIGHLVALAFTVAASTFTPIFILGIWWRGMTEKGAIAGLVLGLVSSMYMIFFKTTLPEFMQFNVPGIITVPIGFLSVYIVSKLDRKVPSDVNEFMKQVHSKESEAA
- a CDS encoding helix-turn-helix domain-containing protein, which codes for MHSIWLAVEDEGEYGKLAAWILEECQENCKLVDEENDIHIAIIEVNKWHDWVKIHRFRKRNKSCRIIPLLDPSLLHTSPLAIEFKLTYLLVKSVKKRIFLRTLKRAVDEIESENTRFAESEEVFHHFQSDQTVGSNALPFKEAFLRKLLSGNVKTEEELLQSRFFLPGEAVPNVVCFIQGFVRCPAKRMQEGWQAPVVIQEFLKQQFEGFQLTFLSYRKHLLMLLQVPSEFGSLKHWKDGEGRILETIESLENEYGIQLYIGVGSIYREPLLLHHSYKEACKARRTSPYERLQLRYFEEITKDMQIQKCTEYISQYCTEDLSIKQVADQINLSVPYFSRIFKQETGRSFVEYVTFVRMQRGVWMLRHTDHTVEAIAEELGYNTPNYFSGTFKKYVGLSPRDYRATEEIIFV
- a CDS encoding ABC transporter ATP-binding protein; the protein is MDKHKQHTSLKPFVNLILSTNLPKAALFTGLAASLITTLAGLVVPLLTKNLVDGFSVEAISVPLVIAIGAAFIIQALISGISIYLLSYVGQKVVARLREMMWTKLIRMPVRYFDKQSSGETVSRIVNDTSIVKELITNHFPNFATGIISIIGAVVILLVMDWKMTLLMLISVPLTLAIMMPLGRKMAKVARGLQDETAIFTGHITQTLGEIRLMKASTAEKIEEDNGYGGIDKLFNFGLKEARIFALIGPVMQLMIMVVIVIIIAYGGMRVVNGTMSTGALIAFLLYLFQIIMPITSFAMFFTQLQKAKGATERIIEILDQHLEEGQEGIETDISNLPITIDNVSFAYSEEEPVIEGVSLDAQPGQMVAFVGPSGGGKTTMFGLIERFYEPTKGEIRIGDTPIRELSLNSWRNQIGYVSQESAMMAGTIRENLYYGLENGDKIPDERLWEVAKMAYADQFIADFPKGLDTEVGERGVKLSGGQRQRIAIARAFLRDPKILMMDEATASLDSQSEGIVQQALTRLMEGRTTFVIAHRLSTIVNADKIVFIEKGRVTGIGTHQELIQMHDLYREFAEQQLA